The genomic stretch CACCGCCAGGGTCACCAGCTCGGCATCAGGCAGCCGCGGCGGACGCCCACGCCGCCGCGGGGTCTTCAAACGGTCATCGACATGCACGTACAGTGCCGTCAAGAGGGTGTCTAAATCGGTCGTCACAACCCGATGTTGGACACCCTCCCTGCGTCCGTGAACCCCGCAATCGGAACTACTCGTCTAGCTCTGGTTCTAGCTCGGCTGCTCGATCTGCTGGGCGAGGTAGAGCGCCTCACCGAGCTTGTCGATGAGCTCCAGCTGGGTGTCCAGATAGTCGATGTGGTGCTCCTCGTCCTCCAGGATCGACTCGAAGATGTTCGCGGACGTGATGTCGCCCTTGGTGCGCATCACCTCGATCCCGCGCTTGAGGCGGTCGATCGCCTCCACCTCCACCTGCCGGTCCGCCTGGAACATCTCGGTGACGGTCTGCCCGACGCGGACGTGGAACAGCCGCTGGTAGTTCGGCAGACCGTCCAGCATGAGGATGCGTTCGGTGATCTTGTCCGCGTGCTTCATCTCGTCGATGGATTCTTCACGCGTGTACTTGGCGAGCTTGGTCCAGCCCTTGTTGTCCTGGATCCGGTAGTGCAGCCAGTACTGGTTGATCGCCGTCAGCTCGCCGGTGAGCTGCTCGTTCAGGAATTCGATGACCTCGGGGTCGCCCTGCATCGCAGAGGCTCCTTCCAGGGGAACGGGGGAAC from Streptomyces davaonensis JCM 4913 encodes the following:
- the bfr gene encoding bacterioferritin, yielding MQGDPEVIEFLNEQLTGELTAINQYWLHYRIQDNKGWTKLAKYTREESIDEMKHADKITERILMLDGLPNYQRLFHVRVGQTVTEMFQADRQVEVEAIDRLKRGIEVMRTKGDITSANIFESILEDEEHHIDYLDTQLELIDKLGEALYLAQQIEQPS